TCTTGTAGATCTGTATCGCTAGCAATGCGGGATGAAAACCAATTAATGTAACACTATATAGCACATGTTATGCGCCTTCTCCTTCTTCTTACTGTTTGTATTACATCAACAGTCCCAACTGCCTTTGCGTCAACTGATGGTTCTATCAAAGAGGTTGTTAGCAATGAAAAGATGCAGATCTACGTATACAACCTGAAGGAGGGTCCGTGGGGCCCGAATGATCCAACAAAGAAACAAGTTGACATAGAACTTGTTGTAAAAAATTCTGAACCAAGCGCTAGGGTCTTCAACCTATTCTTTGTTAGGCTTCTTGATAATTTGGGTCAAGAATATAGGGCAAACCCGTTGCAGAGCACTATTTTGCCGGTAAGGATAGCGCCTAACGACATACTCAATGGGAGATTTACATTTGTAATGCCTGACGATGTCATTCCTACCACACTCATATGGGAAGAGCCAGATTCATCGAAGATCACTGTAGACCTTACCAGGATAAAAGATCCAGAAGACCCTGTACTAAAGAGTGACTGGATTTTGACTCCTAACAAGGGCAGAAAATTTTCTGATGGTAGGTCAGAATTAGTTATACATGATGAGCTGATGAGCATTTCACCACGAATCTACATAGTAGAGATATCTATAAAGAATATTAGCA
This sequence is a window from Nitrososphaerales archaeon. Protein-coding genes within it:
- a CDS encoding DUF4352 domain-containing protein, with protein sequence MRLLLLLTVCITSTVPTAFASTDGSIKEVVSNEKMQIYVYNLKEGPWGPNDPTKKQVDIELVVKNSEPSARVFNLFFVRLLDNLGQEYRANPLQSTILPVRIAPNDILNGRFTFVMPDDVIPTTLIWEEPDSSKITVDLTRIKDPEDPVLKSDWILTPNKGRKFSDGRSELVIHDELMSISPRIYIVEISIKNISNEIIRYSPSYAFAKDDKGRLYPIDLQNIGALKNPLLSGELKPGERVRGTLLFSLLDDADKAMFIYDEDIGLGSYFVAPEFPIIALILVSSIAVVILTRFNEVTGTKISRNIAI